The DNA segment tcccaaacactatcaTATAAATGTGATTTGGACAACAAAATACACCTTTCCTAAAATCAGGTTTGAATAATTGAATTTTTCGGGCACAAATGAATGCATATTATAAGTTTGACCTTTTTATTGTTCTGATAACTGTGTagtgttataaaaaaaattgagcatATGTTGATATTACTTGATGTATACCTAAAATTATCGAACTTGAATGGAATTCAATCCTATTCAAATATTCACTGGATCCAGATATATACGAGCTCACATAATACTCGAAAATTTGGAAATCACGATGAAATAATGAGAGAATTAGGGTAAGTACGTTAAATACTCAGAAtaagaagaaataaaaaaacaatttttctttTGAAAACATGAAAGATACGAATAACCACGCTGTTATCCATATAAATATCAAATTAATAGTTATTTTACTCTATAAATAAAATGTAGTATCATATAAAATAAGTTATACCAAActctttattaattattaaagtacattattcattattaaaatctaattatacatcactaatttttaaataattatttcgtTATATGCGATCCCTAATTATTcccaatataaaaaaaaacgcaATGATTGGAGGATGCCAAAATTACAAAGTCAAATTGCTTACACTGTCACTTGGATCttttatatacatacatatatatatatatattattgataAGCCAACTAATACTAACGAGTCATGAATGCAATGTCTTGTTTTTATAAAGATAATTTGCTTGtttctttattattattgttcGATGATGATAACACCAATACTCTTATGTGACGATCAGCTAAACTCAATACTAACGTCAGAGTCTATACAATCTACGCTAATCAGATAAATCGTATTGAACAAAATATGTGCGACAATTTCATCTGAAAATGTTGATATATATGAACATCAAACTCATAAGAATTGATCAACCGTACATTCATCTATTTCATCAACTTGGACACTATTATATTtagtgacttttttttttttttttatgagagAGAGGCAATAGATTAGGGGATGGCAAGTGACAATTTGCATAACCTTATAATATTACAAAATGAATACATGGTGAACGAAGAATAAATGATTGCAAAATTCTAGTTTCGGAGTTATCGAGTTGTGAGTTggtttttaatttgtgaatctATCACGAATCATATTGTTCATGTCTTAATTGTGAGTTGGTTTTTAATTTATGAATCTATCACGAATTATATTGTTCATGTCTTAATGGTCACCGCTTTTAATATATATTGAGACGAGAGTTTATAAAAACCATGATTCTATTATATAAGATATAGTTGCTTTATTTCCTAATAACTGTCTTCAtgaaacttgaatttgatatattAGAAGAATTGAGTTATATATATAGAGCTCAAACCACGGATATTGGCAAATATACAAACTTTTGGTATCGGAGATGATTGATTTCTTTCTGGTAACTTTATATGTTATCTTCTATCAGTTAATTATTCATCGGGTGGATCTTGATCATGTAATGAACATATTATACAGTAGGTCACATGTCAATTACGTGATGTAATATTTCCCATACAAAATAtgaaatttgttttaaaaaaattaaaagtaaaaTTAGAAATAGaaaagtaaagaaaatatttgcCTCCAATCTTCTTCGCTAGCCCATTTGCAATATTTTttacctaaaaaaaaaattaataaacaaaAGTAATGAACCAAACTTTGACCATGGAAAAATAGGGTTTTAATGGCATGCTTTAATTGTAACGGAGCTTCAATCTATAGTTCCTGTCCATTTAGATCATTTGATAAATCATCTGATTCCGTTGACTGTCGGTTTTAGTCACATTCGGTGGGATTAcaaatattttgttttcttcgaaaaatcattattttaaaaGATAAAGTAGGATTTTATATTACACACAAGATTTCTTTCTCATTTAATAAAAGATTGCATCTCCCATTTACAATGATTTATTATCTGGAAATTTAATTAACTAAGGTGAGGAAATCAGTTAGTACGTATATATATCTGTCTATAGTCAACCCCATTTAAATGCGAGTTTCTTCCTAATACAACAAGAAACCAATGTACATTAATAATGGTGATAATGTAATTTGTTATTCTATCAATAAATAGAAAGAtgttatatttaaaatgaaacTTGCaagatatttttataatttcaaatgtatataatataaaacCGTATACATAATTTTCATTGTATATATAAcataagttttaaaaattttatacgATTTCACAAGTCAATTTTTTTATACATATATCTTATTTGAGTCAtcaatgaaaaaatattacttttattttttactGTAAATATAGACAGAATTGACTCGTCTCATGAATCAAGATCGGTGAGAATGCCTCACAAAAAACTTACCCAATAAATATTagggaaaaattgtttttttggtcttgtatatttgtcactttgcgatttcggtcctctatattttcataattCAGTTTTAGTAtgttatctttgtttttttttggcaattttagtcatttttctgaTATGACGTTGATGTGACACCAATGCAGTGCTGacgtggagctgacgtgtatagtgtcacgtaagaattttcgaagaaaaatgactaaaattatcaaaaatcgaaacattTAGTACTAAAACTTAAATGATCGAAATCGCAAATTGAAAAACGTACAAGAACAAACTAAATATTCTAGTgattatatttttgtattttgttataaaaataaataaataaaaaaaaagccTAATCCTCTCTATTTATGTTCACATTTTTCTAACTCGTTTGCAAAGTTTACGTTTCTTCTTCCCGTCTAATTAAGCTCAGTCTCCATTGCAGAAACGAACACGAAAGAGATCGGATTACAGATGGAAACCTCCATCAATGCAAAGGTTGTTGTTCATGATGTTCCCCCTTACCTCAAAGTCTACGAAGATGGAAGCGTCGAAAGGTTTTTAGGAGTAGAAACCGTCCCACCAACACTCCACTCCGACACCGGTGTCTCCTCCAAGGATGTCCTGATCCTACCGGAACGCGGCGTCTCAGCCCGCCTCTACCGCCCCGATCCCCCGGCCGACCACCACAAGAAACACCCTTTGGTCGTCTACTTCCACGGCGGAGCTTTCTGCATATCATCCCCCGCCGATCCCAAGTACCACGACATGCTGAGCAAACTAGTGAAAGAGGCTCAAATCGTCCTTGTTTCCGTCGATTACCGAAGAGCCCCCGAAATCCCTCTTCCCGCGGCGTACGAGGATTCGTGGGAAGCGCTTCAATGGGTCGCCTCACACATCGGAAATGGCGGCGAAGCTTGGCTGAAAGAGAGCGCTGATTTCGACAGAGTGTACTTAGCAGGGGACAGCGCAGGGGCCAATATCTCCCATCACCTAGCGATCAAGGCTGGGTTAGAATCAAAGAATCCGAGCTTGGGAAAGCTGATGAAGATCGTGGGGATCTTGATGGTGCACCCATATTTCTGGGGA comes from the Henckelia pumila isolate YLH828 chromosome 1, ASM3356847v2, whole genome shotgun sequence genome and includes:
- the LOC140875609 gene encoding probable carboxylesterase 2 — protein: METSINAKVVVHDVPPYLKVYEDGSVERFLGVETVPPTLHSDTGVSSKDVLILPERGVSARLYRPDPPADHHKKHPLVVYFHGGAFCISSPADPKYHDMLSKLVKEAQIVLVSVDYRRAPEIPLPAAYEDSWEALQWVASHIGNGGEAWLKESADFDRVYLAGDSAGANISHHLAIKAGLESKNPSLGKLMKIVGILMVHPYFWGKDPIGVEAENPMFKSVVDKWWEFICPSDLGCDDPWINPFAIGAPSLEGLACGKILVCVAANDVLRERGRLYHQSLVKSAWKGEALFLETQGEDHVFHVIDSGSEKAMELIKKCAEFFNED